A genomic stretch from Corynebacterium sp. 21KM1197 includes:
- a CDS encoding DUF2516 family protein, producing MTDILWQILKGVMYLEPILYWGVAMAGLVGIVMLAFTRPDAFFAADRQSKMTWLGLLAAGTVACLIGAQFAFLGIIGVVIVGLYWWDLRPQLRDLLGGQQGGW from the coding sequence GTGACTGACATTTTGTGGCAGATACTGAAGGGCGTGATGTACCTGGAACCCATCCTGTACTGGGGCGTTGCGATGGCGGGCCTGGTGGGAATCGTGATGCTCGCCTTTACTCGGCCGGACGCTTTCTTTGCCGCGGATCGTCAGAGCAAGATGACGTGGCTGGGCCTCCTGGCGGCGGGCACTGTCGCCTGCCTGATCGGGGCGCAGTTTGCCTTCCTCGGCATCATCGGCGTGGTGATCGTGGGGCTGTACTGGTGGGATCTGCGCCCGCAATTGCGCGATCTGCTCGGTGGCCAGCAGGGCGGTTGGTGA
- a CDS encoding DUF2993 domain-containing protein — MSKTAKIFSTIVVVLILLLVAAEFGARWIVNRDLAEEFRAQAQSGGVELTEDPSISFGASPVLLGLLSKELGQVSVHTPSTLRVDNGVASGNPAADISMQNLNIADRTDPVAGHLEATAHLSNEFLLALLQQNLNGTAENSNDIGAAFLRQLVQVTGVSSNPDTNTISVEFSNGAGSLDFSPTTAEGRTHFEVLNTKVLGFDLPPTVTEEISRQLQQGVEEQLLASGGLSITNAEVTGEGLRATVSGEGVHVSDLRTP; from the coding sequence ATGTCTAAAACGGCCAAGATTTTTAGCACGATCGTCGTTGTCCTGATCCTCCTGCTGGTCGCCGCGGAGTTTGGCGCGCGGTGGATCGTCAATAGGGATCTGGCTGAGGAATTCCGCGCCCAGGCTCAGTCCGGCGGCGTGGAACTCACCGAGGACCCCTCCATCTCCTTTGGCGCCTCCCCGGTGCTGCTGGGGCTGCTCAGCAAGGAGCTAGGCCAGGTATCCGTGCACACACCCTCCACCCTGCGCGTGGATAACGGCGTGGCCTCCGGGAACCCGGCGGCGGATATTTCCATGCAGAACCTCAATATCGCAGATCGCACCGACCCCGTGGCCGGGCACCTGGAGGCCACGGCCCACCTGAGCAACGAGTTCCTGCTGGCGCTCTTGCAGCAAAACCTCAACGGCACTGCGGAGAACTCCAACGATATTGGGGCGGCTTTCCTGCGGCAGTTGGTGCAGGTCACCGGCGTATCCTCCAACCCGGATACCAATACCATCAGCGTGGAGTTCAGCAACGGCGCGGGCAGCCTGGACTTTAGCCCCACCACCGCCGAGGGCCGCACCCACTTCGAGGTGCTCAACACCAAGGTCTTGGGCTTTGACCTTCCCCCCACCGTGACCGAGGAGATTTCCCGCCAGTTGCAGCAGGGCGTGGAAGAGCAATTGCTGGCCTCCGGGGGGCTTTCCATCACCAATGCCGAGGTCACCGGGGAGGGCCTGCGGGCCACCGTGAGCGGCGAGGGCGTTCACGTCTCCGACCTGCGCACCCCGTAA
- a CDS encoding class I SAM-dependent methyltransferase, translated as MADHAHNLRTQFPTQGPVGVITRGTTGYNRLRRCDRWLYHHEPARRVLLRADSPLAIDLGYGASHTTTVEWARWLRRTRADVRVLGLEIDPARVLPPQGGVTFGLGGFELAGHRPHLVRAFNVLRQYDVADVHHAWQSVTSRLAPGGLFVEGTCDEVGRRAAWIVLDRHGPRSLTLAWDPFDVERPSDVAERLPKILIHRNIPGEAIHRLLRECDAAWDHCAGWSPYGPRVRWRKTKELLRERGLPVDRQRRLLRDNVLTVPWGAVGSPA; from the coding sequence ATGGCCGATCACGCCCATAACCTGCGGACGCAATTTCCCACGCAGGGCCCCGTGGGCGTGATCACCAGGGGAACCACCGGATATAACCGGCTGCGCCGCTGCGATCGTTGGCTTTATCACCACGAACCCGCACGGCGCGTTCTTCTGCGCGCCGATTCCCCCCTAGCCATCGACCTCGGCTACGGGGCCAGCCACACCACCACCGTGGAGTGGGCCAGGTGGCTGCGCCGCACCCGCGCGGACGTGCGGGTGCTCGGCCTGGAAATCGATCCCGCGCGCGTGCTCCCGCCCCAGGGCGGGGTGACCTTTGGCCTCGGCGGCTTTGAACTCGCCGGGCACCGCCCCCACCTGGTGCGCGCCTTTAATGTGCTGCGGCAATACGACGTCGCGGACGTCCACCACGCCTGGCAATCCGTTACCTCTCGGCTGGCCCCCGGCGGCCTCTTTGTGGAGGGCACCTGCGATGAGGTTGGTCGGCGCGCCGCCTGGATCGTGCTCGATCGTCACGGCCCCCGGAGCCTCACCCTGGCCTGGGATCCCTTTGATGTGGAGCGCCCCTCGGATGTGGCCGAGCGCCTACCCAAGATTCTCATTCACCGCAATATCCCCGGCGAGGCCATTCACCGCCTGCTCCGCGAGTGCGACGCCGCCTGGGATCACTGCGCAGGTTGGTCGCCCTACGGGCCACGGGTGCGCTGGCGCAAGACCAAGGAACTTCTCCGCGAGCGCGGCCTGCCCGTGGATCGGCAGCGCCGCCTCCTGCGCGATAATGTGCTCACGGTGCCGTGGGGAGCCGTCGGCAGCCCGGCATAG
- a CDS encoding DUF2505 domain-containing protein yields MATRSENTVTINQPVEKVHAALTNADFWAYDVARLSPEPGEVHEFTENNGGGEATLFEVLPLDVLPEAVRSMVSQALKVKRVVTVGPLTDGRAELEYTADVKGTPVDYKGEATISGDDQTTTFDYENEVSVNIPFMGGAIEPKVADALGEIFNNEGELISTWINENL; encoded by the coding sequence ATGGCTACTCGTAGTGAGAACACTGTAACGATCAATCAGCCGGTGGAGAAGGTCCACGCCGCGCTCACCAACGCCGACTTCTGGGCCTATGACGTTGCCCGCCTCTCCCCCGAGCCGGGCGAGGTGCACGAGTTCACCGAGAACAACGGCGGCGGCGAGGCCACCCTCTTCGAGGTTCTGCCCCTCGACGTCCTGCCCGAGGCCGTGCGCTCCATGGTCTCCCAGGCCCTCAAGGTCAAGCGCGTGGTCACCGTGGGCCCGCTGACCGACGGCCGCGCGGAGCTGGAATACACCGCCGACGTCAAGGGCACCCCCGTGGACTACAAGGGCGAGGCCACCATCTCCGGCGATGACCAGACCACCACCTTCGATTATGAGAACGAGGTGTCCGTGAACATTCCGTTCATGGGTGGCGCTATCGAGCCCAAGGTGGCCGACGCCCTGGGTGAGATCTTCAACAACGAGGGCGAACTGATCTCCACCTGGATCAACGAGAACCTCTAA
- a CDS encoding UDP-N-acetylmuramate dehydrogenase, translating into MSDVALTQRLNNVHGATCETSLSLAELTTLRLGGRPRFTVRCATAEATAEVVRVLDEAGVPLLIVGGGSNLVVADGDLDLAVVLLEDSRVHIDRETGLVRAAAGAVWDDVVRASVEAGLGGLECLSGIPGCAGATPVQNVGAYGVEVSDVLTRVRLWDRGTEKDEWVSAKSLDLGYRYSNLKFTNRAVVLEVEFQLSTDGLSAPLRFGALAREVGATEPGQRLPARQVREAVLRVRRGKAMVLDAEDHDTWSAGSFFTNPVVSEALADAAFAKVGEETMPRFPAGEGKVKLSAAWLIERAGFPRGYPGEGAPVRLSTRHTLALTNRGGAKTVDLVSLAREVIAGVKGYFGIELVSEPVWVGAKL; encoded by the coding sequence GTGAGTGATGTAGCCCTGACCCAGCGCCTCAATAATGTCCACGGTGCCACCTGCGAGACCTCCCTGAGCCTCGCGGAACTCACCACTTTACGTCTAGGTGGGCGGCCCCGCTTCACGGTGCGCTGTGCCACCGCCGAGGCCACCGCCGAGGTGGTGCGCGTTCTCGACGAGGCCGGGGTGCCCCTGCTCATCGTGGGAGGCGGCTCGAACCTCGTGGTGGCCGATGGTGACCTCGACCTCGCGGTGGTGCTGCTGGAGGATTCGCGCGTGCACATCGACCGGGAGACGGGGCTGGTGCGCGCGGCGGCCGGGGCGGTGTGGGACGACGTGGTGCGTGCCTCGGTGGAGGCCGGGCTGGGTGGATTGGAGTGCCTGTCCGGGATTCCCGGCTGCGCGGGGGCCACGCCGGTACAAAACGTGGGGGCCTATGGCGTGGAGGTTTCCGACGTGCTCACGCGGGTGCGGCTGTGGGATCGCGGCACCGAAAAAGACGAGTGGGTGAGCGCTAAATCACTTGATTTGGGCTACCGTTATTCAAATCTCAAGTTCACCAACCGGGCCGTGGTGCTGGAGGTGGAGTTCCAGCTATCCACGGACGGTCTCTCCGCGCCGTTGCGCTTCGGTGCCCTGGCGCGGGAGGTGGGGGCCACCGAACCCGGGCAGCGCCTTCCGGCCCGGCAGGTGCGCGAGGCGGTGCTGCGCGTGCGCCGGGGCAAGGCGATGGTGCTCGACGCGGAGGATCACGATACTTGGTCCGCGGGCTCCTTTTTCACTAACCCCGTGGTCAGCGAGGCGCTTGCCGACGCCGCCTTTGCCAAAGTAGGAGAGGAAACCATGCCGCGTTTCCCGGCGGGGGAGGGCAAGGTCAAACTGTCCGCCGCGTGGCTGATTGAGCGTGCCGGGTTCCCGCGCGGCTACCCGGGGGAGGGGGCACCCGTGCGGTTGTCCACCCGGCACACGCTGGCCCTGACTAATCGGGGCGGGGCGAAAACCGTCGATTTGGTCTCCCTCGCTCGGGAGGTTATCGCCGGGGTTAAGGGGTACTTTGGTATCGAATTGGTCTCGGAGCCGGTGTGGGTGGGGGCGAAACTGTGA
- a CDS encoding long-chain-fatty-acid--CoA ligase produces MSAAEEQAWLKHYPEWTPHHLDYGDTTLLDMYDHTLATKPEKPATWFFGRSQTYSAIDEQVRAAAAGLRALGVRPGDNVAVALPNCPQHIVIFYAILKLGATVVEHNPLYTAHELEHPFLDHGARVVVTWDKSADVFEKLRGSTQLETIISVNMVDAMPPLKRLALRLPIPKIKKTRAQLTAPAPNTIPWDMLLSPQLGGDGSEVVSLETVTKDTIALILYTSGTTGAPKGAQLSHGNLYANILQGKAWVPGLGDQDERMLAALPMFHAYGLTMNATLAFLIGGELILLPSPQVPLIMDVMKKHTPTWVPGVPTLYEKIVEAAAEADITIKGVRSSFSGASTLPVSTVERWESMTGGLLVEGYGLTETSPIIVGNPMSKQRRPGYVGIPFPDTEVRIADPEDLSRTVPDGTEGEVLVRGPQVFKGYLNNPEATEKSFHEDWYRTGDVGVMEPDGFIRLVARIKEIIITGGFNVYPSEVEEVMRDHPDIADIAVVGVPRQDGSESVVACITLNPGAALDPEGLKQYARERLTRYKVPRTFYHFEELARDQMGKIRRRQVQADLLENLNAKGA; encoded by the coding sequence ATGTCTGCCGCAGAAGAACAAGCGTGGCTCAAGCACTACCCGGAGTGGACGCCCCACCACCTCGATTACGGGGATACCACCCTGCTCGACATGTATGATCACACCCTGGCCACCAAGCCGGAAAAGCCCGCCACCTGGTTCTTTGGCCGCAGCCAAACCTACTCCGCCATAGACGAGCAGGTGCGCGCCGCCGCAGCCGGCCTGCGCGCCCTGGGTGTGCGCCCCGGCGATAACGTGGCCGTGGCACTGCCCAACTGCCCCCAGCACATCGTGATCTTCTACGCCATCCTCAAACTCGGCGCCACGGTGGTGGAACACAATCCCCTCTATACCGCCCACGAGCTTGAACACCCCTTCCTCGACCACGGGGCGCGAGTGGTGGTCACCTGGGATAAGTCCGCCGATGTGTTTGAGAAGCTGCGCGGCAGCACCCAGCTGGAAACCATCATCTCCGTGAACATGGTGGACGCCATGCCGCCGCTCAAGCGCCTGGCGCTGCGCCTGCCGATCCCGAAGATCAAAAAGACCCGCGCGCAACTCACCGCCCCGGCGCCCAACACGATCCCCTGGGACATGCTGCTCTCCCCGCAACTGGGCGGGGACGGCTCGGAGGTGGTCTCCCTGGAAACGGTCACCAAGGACACCATCGCCCTCATCCTCTATACCTCCGGCACCACCGGCGCTCCCAAGGGCGCGCAACTCTCCCACGGCAACCTCTACGCCAATATTCTCCAGGGCAAAGCCTGGGTACCGGGCCTGGGCGACCAGGACGAGCGCATGCTCGCCGCGCTGCCCATGTTCCACGCCTACGGCCTCACCATGAACGCCACCCTGGCCTTCCTCATCGGCGGCGAGTTGATCCTGCTGCCCAGCCCCCAAGTGCCGCTGATCATGGATGTGATGAAAAAGCACACCCCCACGTGGGTTCCGGGCGTGCCCACGCTCTACGAAAAGATCGTGGAGGCCGCCGCCGAGGCGGACATCACCATCAAGGGCGTGCGCAGTTCCTTCTCCGGGGCCTCCACCCTGCCGGTGAGCACCGTGGAGCGCTGGGAATCCATGACCGGCGGGCTGCTCGTGGAGGGCTACGGCCTCACGGAAACCTCCCCCATCATCGTGGGCAACCCCATGTCCAAGCAGCGCCGCCCCGGCTACGTGGGCATTCCCTTCCCCGACACCGAGGTGCGCATTGCCGACCCCGAGGACCTCTCCCGCACCGTGCCCGACGGCACCGAGGGCGAGGTTCTGGTGCGCGGCCCGCAGGTGTTCAAGGGGTACCTGAACAACCCCGAGGCCACGGAAAAATCCTTCCACGAGGATTGGTACCGCACCGGCGACGTGGGCGTGATGGAGCCGGACGGCTTTATCCGCCTGGTGGCGCGCATTAAAGAGATCATCATCACTGGCGGCTTCAACGTGTACCCCAGCGAGGTGGAGGAGGTCATGCGGGATCACCCGGACATCGCGGACATCGCGGTGGTGGGCGTGCCCCGCCAGGACGGCTCCGAGTCCGTGGTGGCCTGCATTACCCTCAATCCCGGCGCGGCCCTCGATCCCGAGGGCCTCAAGCAGTACGCGCGCGAGCGCCTAACCAGGTACAAGGTTCCCCGCACGTTCTATCACTTTGAGGAATTGGCGCGGGATCAGATGGGCAAGATTCGACGCCGCCAGGTGCAGGCCGATCTCCTAGAAAACCTGAACGCCAAGGGGGCATAG
- the mshA gene encoding D-inositol-3-phosphate glycosyltransferase has product MRIAMISMHTSPLQQPGSGDAGGMNVYVLSTATQLARLGVEVDVYTRATRPSQGEIVEVEPRLRVINVVAGPYEGLAKEELPTQLAAFAGGMLQFARCHGLTYDLVHSHYWLSGQVGWLVRDLWGVPLVHTAHTLAAVKNLHRAAHDSAETEARRICEQQLVDNADVLVVNTKEERADLVSHYDAPTQRIEVVSPGADTELFTPGTDRNTERARRELGVPLHAKVIAFVGRLQEFKGPQVLIRAVARLLEQAPERNLRVLICGGASGAEATASRYRELARELGVAHRVRFLEPRPPQELVTVYQAADVVAVPSYNESFGLVALEAQATGTPVVAARAGGLPIAVAEGTTGILVDGHDPADWARALGEVLDDDPGRIRMGEQAVRHAAAFSWGVTAQRLEEVYATAMEISAEDCRARRASGL; this is encoded by the coding sequence ATGCGTATCGCCATGATTTCCATGCACACCTCGCCCCTGCAACAACCGGGTTCCGGGGACGCCGGTGGCATGAACGTCTACGTGCTTTCCACTGCCACGCAGTTGGCCCGGCTGGGGGTGGAGGTGGACGTGTACACCCGCGCCACGCGCCCCAGCCAGGGGGAGATCGTGGAGGTGGAGCCGCGCCTGCGGGTGATCAACGTGGTGGCCGGGCCTTACGAGGGCCTGGCCAAGGAGGAACTGCCCACGCAGTTAGCGGCCTTTGCCGGGGGCATGCTGCAATTCGCGCGCTGCCACGGGCTGACCTATGACCTGGTTCATTCCCATTACTGGCTCTCCGGGCAGGTGGGCTGGCTGGTGCGGGATCTATGGGGGGTGCCGCTGGTGCACACCGCGCACACGCTCGCGGCGGTGAAGAACCTGCACCGCGCTGCGCACGATTCCGCGGAGACGGAGGCCCGCCGCATCTGCGAGCAGCAACTAGTGGATAACGCGGACGTGCTGGTGGTGAATACCAAGGAGGAGCGCGCCGATCTGGTCTCGCATTACGACGCCCCCACGCAGCGCATCGAGGTGGTCTCCCCGGGGGCGGACACGGAGTTATTCACCCCCGGCACCGACCGCAATACCGAGCGCGCCCGCCGGGAACTTGGCGTGCCCCTGCACGCCAAGGTGATCGCCTTTGTGGGCAGGCTTCAGGAGTTTAAGGGGCCGCAGGTGTTGATCCGGGCGGTAGCGCGACTGTTGGAACAGGCCCCCGAGCGCAACCTCCGGGTGCTCATCTGCGGCGGGGCCTCCGGAGCCGAGGCCACGGCCTCGCGCTACCGCGAGCTAGCCAGGGAATTGGGGGTGGCCCACCGCGTGCGCTTTTTAGAACCGCGCCCCCCGCAGGAGTTGGTGACGGTGTATCAGGCCGCCGATGTGGTGGCCGTGCCCAGCTACAACGAATCCTTTGGGCTGGTGGCCCTGGAGGCCCAGGCCACGGGAACCCCCGTGGTGGCCGCGCGCGCGGGTGGGCTGCCCATTGCGGTGGCGGAGGGCACCACGGGGATACTCGTGGACGGGCACGACCCCGCCGATTGGGCTCGCGCCCTGGGGGAGGTGCTTGACGACGATCCCGGGCGTATCCGCATGGGGGAGCAGGCCGTGCGGCACGCCGCCGCCTTTTCCTGGGGGGTGACCGCGCAGCGCCTGGAGGAGGTCTATGCCACGGCTATGGAGATCTCCGCCGAGGACTGCCGGGCGCGGCGCGCCTCGGGGCTATGA
- a CDS encoding phosphoglyceromutase: MSNGKLILLRHGQSEWNASNQFTGWVDVNLTEKGEAEARRGGELIKESGLKPQVLYTSLLRRAIRTANIALDAADRLWIPVERDWRLNERHYGALQGLNKAETREKYGDEQFMEWRRSYGTPPPELAADAEYSQANDPRYADLPQVPATECLKDVVERLVPYFEEEILPRVKRGEEVMVAAHGNSLRALVKYLDKISDEDIAELNIPTGIPLVYEIDAEGTVANPGGTYLDPEAAAAGAAAVASQGAQK, from the coding sequence ATGAGTAACGGAAAGTTGATCCTGCTGCGTCACGGCCAGAGCGAGTGGAACGCCTCCAACCAGTTCACCGGCTGGGTGGACGTGAACCTCACCGAGAAGGGCGAGGCCGAGGCGCGCCGGGGCGGCGAGCTGATCAAGGAATCCGGGCTGAAGCCGCAGGTGCTGTACACCTCGCTGCTGCGCCGTGCGATCCGCACCGCGAATATTGCCCTCGACGCCGCGGATCGCCTGTGGATTCCCGTGGAGCGCGATTGGCGGCTCAACGAGCGCCACTACGGCGCATTGCAGGGCCTGAACAAGGCGGAGACCCGCGAGAAGTACGGTGACGAGCAGTTCATGGAGTGGCGTCGTTCCTACGGCACCCCGCCGCCCGAGCTGGCGGCGGATGCTGAGTACTCCCAGGCAAACGACCCCCGCTACGCCGATCTCCCCCAGGTGCCCGCCACGGAGTGCCTCAAGGACGTGGTGGAGCGCCTGGTGCCCTACTTCGAGGAGGAAATCCTGCCGCGCGTGAAGCGGGGCGAGGAGGTCATGGTGGCTGCGCACGGCAACTCCCTGCGCGCGCTGGTGAAGTACCTGGACAAGATCTCCGATGAGGACATCGCGGAGCTGAACATCCCCACGGGTATCCCGCTGGTCTACGAGATCGACGCCGAGGGCACCGTGGCCAACCCCGGTGGCACCTACCTCGACCCGGAGGCCGCCGCAGCCGGTGCCGCCGCCGTGGCCTCCCAGGGCGCGCAGAAGTAA
- a CDS encoding sensor histidine kinase, protein MSWSLVLAFGAGAALAGGLPPLFSRLRSATRRYRAAATLEENQVTTIGQVLHLAIQGSPTGLVVIDRRGEVLLSNARGHEMGLVHDRTLNPEVWEVAQRVHEDKETHVLSLVTSERRTGSRVTNVRAVVKPLTLIDDRFVIVYSTDESEYVRMESARRDFVANVSHELKTPVGGMALLAEALVESADDPEQVDYFGTRLRKEALRMSDLINELISLSKLQGAEALPDMEPVLVDDVITEAMARNQVAADGHSIPLLRGAPSGVWVNANKSLLVTAVSNLVSNAINYSGTSAPVSLSQRVVDGEAVQIRVTDRGIGIALEDQKRVFERFFRVDKARSRSTGGTGLGLAIVKHVVANHGGTIKVWSKPGTGSTFTIELPIYTPEQVDLPPAPEDDDATEPPLLKAVSRVTNRRKDKTS, encoded by the coding sequence GTGTCCTGGTCCCTCGTCCTCGCCTTCGGGGCGGGGGCCGCCCTCGCAGGTGGCCTCCCCCCGCTTTTTTCGCGCCTGCGCTCCGCCACGCGCCGCTACCGGGCGGCGGCCACCCTGGAGGAAAACCAGGTGACCACCATCGGCCAGGTGCTGCACCTGGCCATTCAGGGTTCCCCCACGGGCCTGGTGGTGATCGACCGGCGCGGCGAGGTGCTGCTCTCCAACGCGCGGGGGCACGAGATGGGCTTGGTGCACGATCGCACGCTGAACCCGGAGGTGTGGGAGGTGGCCCAGCGCGTTCACGAGGACAAGGAAACGCACGTGCTGAGCCTGGTGACCTCGGAGCGACGCACGGGCTCACGGGTGACCAACGTGCGGGCGGTGGTCAAGCCGCTCACGCTTATCGACGACCGCTTTGTGATCGTCTACAGCACCGACGAGTCCGAGTACGTGCGCATGGAATCCGCGCGGCGCGACTTTGTGGCTAACGTCTCTCACGAACTTAAAACCCCCGTTGGTGGCATGGCCCTGCTGGCCGAGGCCCTGGTGGAGTCCGCCGATGACCCCGAGCAGGTGGATTACTTTGGCACCCGCCTGCGCAAAGAGGCACTGCGTATGTCCGACCTCATCAACGAGCTGATCTCGCTTTCCAAGTTGCAGGGGGCCGAGGCCCTGCCGGACATGGAGCCGGTGCTGGTGGATGACGTGATTACCGAGGCCATGGCGCGCAACCAGGTGGCTGCCGACGGCCACTCCATCCCCCTGCTGCGCGGAGCGCCGTCGGGAGTGTGGGTCAATGCCAATAAATCCCTGCTGGTTACCGCCGTATCCAACCTGGTGAGCAACGCCATTAACTATTCCGGCACCTCCGCGCCCGTCTCGCTTTCCCAGCGCGTGGTGGACGGGGAGGCCGTGCAGATTCGGGTGACCGATCGCGGAATTGGCATTGCGCTGGAGGATCAAAAGCGCGTGTTCGAGCGATTCTTCCGGGTGGACAAGGCGCGTTCCCGCTCCACCGGGGGAACCGGGCTGGGCTTAGCCATAGTCAAACACGTGGTGGCCAATCATGGCGGTACGATTAAGGTGTGGTCGAAGCCCGGCACGGGCTCGACGTTTACCATTGAGCTTCCGATTTACACACCGGAGCAGGTGGATCTGCCGCCCGCCCCGGAGGACGACGATGCGACCGAGCCGCCCTTGCTCAAGGCAGTCTCGCGCGTGACGAACCGGCGAAAGGACAAAACTTCATGA
- a CDS encoding response regulator transcription factor has product MTTVLIVEDEESLSDPLAFLLRKEGFDTIIAGDGQTALEEFANNEVDIVLLDLMLPGMSGTDVCRELRATSNVPVIMVTARDAEIDKVVGLELGADDYVTKPYSSRELIARIRAVLRRNGGVELNAVDVEEEASGDILYAGQVRMDVERHTVSVAGREVNMPLKEFELLEFFLRNSGRVLTRGQLIDRVWGANYVGDTKTLDVHVKRLRAKIEREPSQPTRLVTVRGLGYKFER; this is encoded by the coding sequence ATGACAACCGTTTTGATCGTTGAAGACGAAGAATCGCTGTCCGATCCACTCGCCTTTCTGCTGCGCAAAGAGGGGTTTGACACGATCATCGCCGGCGATGGTCAAACGGCCCTGGAGGAGTTTGCCAACAATGAGGTGGACATCGTCCTGCTCGATCTCATGCTGCCCGGAATGTCCGGCACCGACGTATGCCGGGAACTGCGTGCCACCTCCAACGTGCCGGTGATCATGGTGACAGCCCGCGACGCCGAGATTGACAAGGTGGTGGGCCTGGAACTCGGCGCGGACGATTACGTGACCAAGCCGTATTCCTCCCGCGAACTCATCGCCCGAATCCGCGCGGTACTGCGCCGCAACGGCGGAGTGGAACTCAACGCGGTGGACGTGGAGGAAGAGGCCAGCGGGGATATTCTCTACGCCGGGCAGGTGCGCATGGACGTGGAGCGCCACACCGTGAGTGTGGCCGGGCGCGAGGTGAATATGCCGCTCAAGGAGTTTGAACTCCTGGAGTTTTTCCTGCGTAACTCTGGGCGGGTGCTCACCCGGGGCCAACTGATCGACCGCGTGTGGGGGGCCAACTATGTGGGCGATACCAAGACCCTCGACGTGCACGTGAAGCGGCTGCGAGCCAAGATCGAGCGGGAGCCCTCGCAGCCCACGCGCCTGGTGACGGTTCGGGGGCTGGGGTATAAGTTCGAGCGTTAG
- a CDS encoding Ppx/GppA phosphatase family protein — translation MRLGVLDVGSNTVHLVAVDAKPGGRPTPMSDWKTAIKLVELLDAQGAIHDKGIKKLTKAVSESADLARQLGCEELIAFATSAVRSATNSEDVLAHVHKETGVRLEVLSGEDEARLTFLAVRRWHGWSAGRITNLDIGGGSLEISTGSDEQPDAAFSLNLGAGRLTHEWFDTDPPERKKINLLRDFIDAELVEPARQVRSFGPARIAVGTSKTFRTLARLTGAAPSAEGPYVTRTLTAPGLRQLIAFISRMTASDRAELEGVSSDRSHQIVAGALVAEAAMRALGLEKIDICPWALREGVILQRIDKGLERGEEAR, via the coding sequence GTGCGATTAGGTGTATTGGATGTGGGCAGCAACACTGTTCATTTGGTAGCGGTGGATGCCAAGCCCGGCGGGCGGCCCACTCCGATGAGCGATTGGAAGACCGCGATCAAACTCGTGGAACTCCTTGACGCTCAGGGGGCCATCCACGATAAGGGGATTAAGAAGCTCACCAAGGCGGTGAGCGAGTCCGCCGATCTGGCCCGGCAACTGGGCTGCGAGGAATTGATCGCCTTTGCTACCTCGGCGGTGCGCTCCGCCACCAACTCCGAGGACGTGCTCGCCCACGTGCACAAGGAAACCGGCGTGCGGCTGGAGGTGCTCTCCGGGGAGGACGAGGCGCGCCTGACCTTCCTGGCGGTGCGCCGCTGGCACGGCTGGTCCGCCGGGCGGATCACCAACCTGGACATCGGCGGCGGCTCCCTGGAAATCTCCACGGGCTCGGACGAGCAGCCGGACGCCGCTTTTTCGCTCAACCTCGGAGCGGGTAGATTGACCCACGAGTGGTTTGATACCGATCCGCCCGAGCGGAAAAAGATCAATCTGCTGCGCGACTTCATTGACGCCGAGTTGGTGGAACCGGCCCGCCAGGTGCGTAGTTTTGGCCCCGCCCGCATCGCCGTGGGCACCTCCAAGACGTTCCGCACCCTGGCCCGGCTCACGGGTGCCGCGCCGTCCGCGGAGGGGCCCTACGTGACGCGCACGCTCACCGCTCCCGGCCTGCGCCAACTGATCGCCTTCATCTCCCGCATGACGGCCTCGGATCGCGCGGAACTAGAGGGCGTGAGTTCGGATAGGTCGCATCAGATCGTGGCGGGAGCGCTGGTGGCCGAGGCCGCCATGCGCGCCCTGGGCTTGGAAAAGATTGATATTTGCCCGTGGGCGCTGCGCGAGGGCGTTATTCTACAGCGGATAGACAAGGGACTGGAAAGAGGAGAGGAAGCACGATGA